The proteins below are encoded in one region of Qipengyuania sp. HL-TH1:
- the fmt gene encoding methionyl-tRNA formyltransferase, translating to MRIIFMGTPDFAVPTLQALVDAAHEVVCVYTQPPRPGGRRGKELTPTPVHQRASDLGIEVRHPKSLRSAEEQQAFAALHADVAVVAAYGLILPQAVLDAPEHGCLNVHASILPRWRGAAPIHRSVMAGDKVTGVTIMQMEAGLDTGPMLAMARTPIEGKTTGELTGELAELGAQLMVGTLRDLNIHVPIAQDDADATYAAKIDKAEARIDWDRPAVEVVRHAHGLSPFPGAWFELDGQRVKLLRAEVVEGSGAPGEVLDERLAIACSEGAIRPLELQRAGKPKMDLDTFLRGNAVAKGVVLE from the coding sequence ATGCGCATAATCTTCATGGGAACGCCCGATTTCGCAGTGCCGACGCTGCAGGCTCTGGTCGATGCGGCGCATGAGGTCGTCTGCGTCTACACCCAGCCGCCGCGTCCGGGTGGCCGCCGCGGGAAGGAACTGACCCCCACCCCGGTGCACCAGCGCGCCAGCGATCTGGGGATCGAGGTCCGCCATCCCAAATCGCTGAGATCGGCCGAAGAGCAGCAAGCCTTCGCCGCACTCCACGCCGATGTCGCAGTGGTCGCTGCCTATGGCTTGATCCTGCCGCAGGCGGTGCTCGATGCGCCCGAACATGGCTGCCTCAACGTGCATGCCTCGATCCTGCCGCGCTGGCGCGGTGCGGCGCCGATCCACCGCTCGGTGATGGCGGGCGACAAGGTGACCGGCGTCACGATCATGCAGATGGAGGCCGGGCTCGATACCGGCCCGATGCTGGCGATGGCGCGCACCCCGATTGAGGGCAAGACCACCGGCGAGCTTACCGGGGAACTGGCCGAACTCGGCGCGCAACTGATGGTCGGCACCTTGCGCGACCTCAATATCCATGTGCCGATCGCGCAGGACGATGCCGATGCGACCTATGCCGCCAAGATCGACAAGGCCGAGGCGCGGATCGACTGGGACCGTCCGGCGGTGGAGGTGGTTCGGCACGCCCATGGCCTGTCGCCCTTTCCGGGAGCCTGGTTCGAACTCGATGGCCAGCGGGTGAAGCTGCTGCGCGCCGAGGTGGTCGAGGGGTCGGGCGCGCCTGGCGAAGTGCTCGACGAGCGGCTGGCGATCGCATGCAGCGAGGGAGCGATCCGTCCGCTCGAACTGCAACGCGCGGGCAAGCCGAAGATGGACCTGGACACCTTCCTGCGCGGCAACGCGGTGGCCAAGGGTGTCGTTCTCGAATGA
- a CDS encoding peptide deformylase: MAIREILEVPDPRLKTVSEPVTEFGDELNELVSDMFETMYAAPGIGLAAIQVGVPKRVLVIDLQPEDEDAEPEPCNHDGHEHVHYPTKKEPRVFINPEILDPAEDLASYQEGCLSVPDIFADVDRPAACRVRYQDLEGETHEEDMEGLMATCIQHEMDHLEGILFIDHLSRLKRNMALKKLKKLREAA; this comes from the coding sequence ATGGCTATCCGTGAAATCCTCGAAGTGCCGGATCCCCGGCTCAAAACCGTGTCCGAACCCGTCACCGAATTCGGCGACGAGCTGAACGAACTCGTCTCCGACATGTTCGAAACCATGTATGCCGCGCCCGGTATCGGCCTTGCCGCGATCCAGGTCGGCGTGCCCAAGCGCGTGCTGGTGATCGACCTCCAGCCCGAGGACGAGGATGCGGAACCCGAACCGTGCAATCACGACGGGCACGAACACGTCCACTATCCGACGAAGAAGGAACCGCGGGTGTTCATCAACCCCGAAATCCTCGATCCCGCGGAAGACCTCGCCAGCTACCAGGAAGGCTGCCTCTCGGTCCCCGACATCTTCGCCGATGTCGACCGTCCGGCGGCCTGCCGCGTGCGTTATCAGGACCTCGAGGGCGAAACGCATGAAGAGGACATGGAAGGCCTGATGGCCACCTGCATCCAGCACGAGATGGACCATCTCGAAGGCATCCTGTTCATCGACCACCTCAGCCGTCTCAAACGCAACATGGCGCTCAAGAAGCTAAAGAAGCTGCGCGAAGCGGCGTAA
- the truA gene encoding tRNA pseudouridine(38-40) synthase TruA, whose protein sequence is MTRFALTLEFDGTPFFGLQRQKDGPSVQQAVEEAAFRVLGEEVRLHSAGRTDAGVHAIAMRSHLDAEKDIKPYRLMEALNAHLRPDPVAVTHCAIVPDDWHARFSCTGRSYVYRIANRRAPLTLERGRLWQVPQELDAQAMHRAAQALVGLHDFTTFRSVHCQSDSPVKTLDRLDVEQVATPMGTEVRVHAEARSFLHHQVRSMVGCLALVGMGRWPEERMAEALAARDRQELGLNAPPHGLYFVSASYPADS, encoded by the coding sequence ATGACCCGTTTCGCGCTTACTCTCGAATTCGACGGGACACCCTTCTTCGGCCTGCAGCGGCAGAAAGACGGGCCGAGCGTCCAGCAGGCGGTCGAGGAAGCGGCGTTTCGCGTGCTGGGTGAGGAGGTGCGGCTGCACAGCGCCGGCCGGACCGATGCAGGCGTGCACGCGATCGCGATGCGCAGCCATCTGGATGCCGAAAAGGACATCAAGCCTTACCGCCTGATGGAGGCGCTCAATGCGCACCTCCGCCCCGATCCCGTCGCGGTGACGCATTGCGCGATCGTCCCCGACGACTGGCATGCGCGCTTTTCCTGCACCGGGCGGTCCTATGTCTACCGGATTGCCAACCGCCGCGCGCCGCTGACGCTGGAACGCGGCCGCCTGTGGCAGGTGCCGCAGGAACTCGACGCACAGGCCATGCACCGCGCGGCGCAGGCGCTGGTCGGGCTGCATGATTTCACCACTTTCCGCTCGGTCCATTGCCAGTCCGACAGCCCGGTGAAAACGCTCGACCGGCTTGATGTCGAGCAGGTGGCGACGCCGATGGGCACGGAAGTCCGCGTTCACGCTGAAGCGCGCAGCTTCCTCCATCACCAGGTCCGCTCGATGGTCGGCTGCCTTGCGCTGGTCGGCATGGGCCGCTGGCCCGAAGAGCGCATGGCCGAAGCGCTGGCCGCGCGCGACCGGCAGGAATTGGGATTGAACGCGCCCCCGCACGGCCTGTATTTCGTATCGGCGAGCTACCCCGCGGATAGTTGA
- a CDS encoding zinc-binding dehydrogenase produces MTTTGKQLFTTLESDGTLTVEIAQSEFPDPTGNQVLVKMEAAPINPSDLAILTGAADFENADYSPGKVVAKMPEPFNSGQKARHGQRLPAGNEGAGTVIATGDSDMAKALMGQRVACVPGTAYSEYAIADAAMCLPLGDNSAEAGASSFVNPMTALGFVENARMDGHKAILHTVGASNLGQMLNRICLEDGMGLVNIVRKDEQAKLLKDQGATHVVNSSDDDFLDQLKAAIDDTDAFYGFDPIGGGKMVDTCFKAMEQVAVGKMTEYSRYGSNQQKRMFIYGRLDFGPTTLTPSYGFGWTLSGWLLTPFLQTAGMETVMRMRKRVLDNLTTTFASGYKTKVDLEGMLTKDAILDYRQMKTGEKYLVMPHG; encoded by the coding sequence ATGACCACCACCGGAAAGCAGCTTTTCACCACTCTTGAAAGCGACGGTACGCTGACCGTCGAGATCGCGCAGAGCGAATTTCCCGATCCCACCGGTAATCAGGTGCTGGTCAAGATGGAAGCCGCGCCGATCAACCCGTCGGACCTCGCGATCCTGACCGGCGCGGCCGATTTCGAGAACGCCGACTATTCCCCCGGCAAGGTCGTCGCCAAGATGCCCGAGCCGTTCAACTCCGGGCAGAAAGCCCGCCATGGCCAGCGCCTGCCCGCAGGCAACGAAGGCGCAGGCACGGTCATCGCAACCGGCGACAGCGACATGGCCAAGGCGCTGATGGGCCAGCGGGTCGCCTGCGTGCCCGGCACTGCCTACAGCGAATACGCGATTGCCGATGCCGCCATGTGCCTCCCGCTGGGCGATAACAGCGCCGAAGCCGGCGCGTCGAGCTTCGTCAATCCGATGACCGCGCTCGGCTTCGTCGAGAACGCCCGGATGGATGGCCACAAGGCGATCCTGCACACCGTCGGCGCATCCAATCTCGGCCAGATGCTCAACCGCATCTGCCTCGAGGACGGCATGGGCCTCGTCAATATCGTGCGCAAGGACGAGCAGGCCAAGCTGCTCAAGGACCAGGGCGCGACGCATGTCGTGAATTCCTCCGACGACGATTTCCTCGACCAGCTCAAGGCGGCGATCGACGATACCGACGCCTTCTACGGCTTCGATCCGATCGGCGGCGGTAAGATGGTCGACACCTGCTTCAAGGCGATGGAACAGGTCGCGGTCGGCAAGATGACCGAATATTCGCGCTACGGCTCCAACCAGCAGAAGCGGATGTTCATCTATGGCCGCCTCGACTTCGGGCCGACCACGCTGACGCCCAGCTACGGCTTCGGCTGGACGCTCTCGGGCTGGCTGCTGACGCCGTTCCTGCAGACCGCGGGAATGGAAACGGTGATGCGCATGCGCAAGCGCGTGCTCGACAACCTCACCACCACCTTCGCCAGCGGCTACAAGACCAAGGTCGATCTCGAGGGCATGCTGACCAAGGATGCCATCCTCGATTATCGCCAGATGAAGACCGGCGAGAAATATCTCGTGATGCCGCACGGCTGA
- the recR gene encoding recombination mediator RecR gives MASQEIETLAAALARLPGLGPRSARRAVLWLVKRRESALPALLEALATVGEALVECDTCGNVDTTNPCGICADPRRDLKSLCVVEDVADLWALDRAKLFTGKYHVLGGKLSALDGVRPEDLNIAQLLARVEAGGVDEVVLAMNATLEGQTTAHYLAERLEEHPVRITQLAHGLPVGGELDYLDEGTLAQALRARRPLG, from the coding sequence ATGGCATCGCAAGAGATCGAAACCCTCGCCGCCGCACTGGCGCGCCTGCCCGGGCTCGGACCGCGCAGCGCCCGGCGCGCGGTGCTGTGGCTGGTCAAGCGCCGCGAAAGCGCGCTGCCCGCACTGCTCGAAGCGCTCGCCACGGTGGGCGAAGCGCTGGTCGAATGCGACACCTGCGGCAATGTCGACACCACCAACCCGTGCGGGATCTGCGCCGATCCGCGGCGCGATCTGAAATCGCTCTGCGTGGTCGAGGATGTCGCCGACCTGTGGGCGCTCGACCGCGCGAAGCTGTTCACCGGGAAGTACCACGTGCTCGGCGGCAAGCTGTCCGCGCTCGACGGCGTGCGGCCCGAAGACCTCAATATCGCGCAATTGCTGGCGCGCGTGGAGGCGGGCGGGGTGGACGAAGTGGTGCTGGCGATGAACGCCACGCTCGAAGGGCAGACGACCGCGCATTACCTCGCCGAACGGCTCGAGGAGCATCCCGTGCGCATCACGCAGCTCGCCCACGGCCTGCCGGTCGGCGGCGAACTCGACTATCTCGACGAAGGCACGCTTGCACAGGCGCTACGCGCGCGGCGGCCGCTGGGGTAG